One window of the Bos indicus isolate NIAB-ARS_2022 breed Sahiwal x Tharparkar chromosome 15, NIAB-ARS_B.indTharparkar_mat_pri_1.0, whole genome shotgun sequence genome contains the following:
- the LOC109568968 gene encoding olfactory receptor 52E8-like produces MSLPNNISFHPSTFLLIGIPGMEAIHTWISMPFCLIYLTALLGNFSILFIIRTDSNLHEPMYFFLCMLSVADLILSTTAMPKILSIFWFHDREIYFEACLVQVFLIHSLCSMASGFILAMAFDRYVAICNPLRHSIILTYRVIQNLGLAIVFRGVVLFCPQPFMLWWLPYCRTNVIPHTYCEFMALIKLSCAETRICRTYSLTAAFLTGGLDFLLILCSYVVILYTVFHLPSKAARLKTLGTCGSHVCVILVAYTPAFFSFLTHRFGHNVAPHIHIFVANIYILVPPMVNPMIYGIRTKRIRERFLQVLTSHKF; encoded by the coding sequence ATGTCACTGCCAAACAACATCAGCTTTCATCCCAGTACCTTTCTTCTCATTGGCATTCCAGGGATGGAGGCCATCCACACTTGGATATCAATGCCCTTCtgccttatttatttaactgctCTCCTGGGAAATTTCTCCATTCTCTTTATTATCAGAACAGACTCCAACCTGCATgagcccatgtacttcttcctctgtaTGCTCTCTGTGGCCGACTTGATCCTTTCCACTACTGCTATGCCCAAAATCCTCAGCATTTTTTGGTTCCATGACAGGGAGATCTATTTTGAAGCCTGCCTTGTTCAAGTATTTCTCATTCACTCACTATGCAGCATGGCCTCAGGGTTTATCTTGGCCATGGCCTTTGACAGGTACGTGGCAATCTGCAATCCTCTGAGACATTCCATTATCCTGACATACAGAGTCATCCAGAACTTGGGGCTGGCTATCGTCTTCCGTGGAGTCGTGCTTTTCTGTCCTCAACCCTTTATGCTTTGGTGGCTTCCCTACTGCAGAACTAATGTCATCCCTCATACCTACTGTGAATTTATGGCTCTGATCAAGCTGTCTTGTGCAGAGACCAGGATCTGCAGAACATACAGCCTAACTGCTGCCTTCCTCACTGGAGGTTTAGATTTCCTATTAATCCTCTGTTCCTATGTTGTCATCCTTTACACTGTCTTCCATCTTCCATCCAAAGCTGCTCGGCTCAAGACCCTGGGCACTTGTGGATCCCATGTGTGTGTGATCCTGGTGGCCTATACTCCagcctttttctccttccttactCACAGATTTGGACATAATGTAGCTCCTCATATTCACATCTTTGTGGCTAACATCTATATCCTTGTTCCACCCATGGTGAACCCAATGATCTATGGCATAAGAACCAAGAGGATCAGAGAACGATTCCTCCAGGTTTTGACTTCTCACAAATTCTAA